GCAACCATCCCTGCTCCTTCTGCATCATCCCGCGCATCCGTGGTCGCCACCGCAGCCGCACCCAGGAAAGCATCGTCAAAGAGGCCAAACAGCTCGTCGCCGCCGGCGTGAAGGAGATCAACCTCATCTCCCAGGACACCACCTACTTCGGCATGGACAAGTGGACCGAAGAACGCCCCAAGCCCCGCAGCGGTGTCGATTCCTCGAAGGGCGAATCGCTTTCCACGCTCATTCGTGAGCTCAACAAGATCAAAGGCGACTTCTGGATCCGCCTCCTCTACACCCACCCCGCGCATTGGAGTGATGACCTTATCAAAGCCATCGCCGAAAGCCCCAAGGTTGCCCGCTACATCGACATGCCGCTGCAGCACATCAGCGACAACATGCTCAGCCTCATGAAGCGCGAGACCGACGGTGCTTACATCCGCGATCTCATCAAGCGCATCCGCGCTGGCATCCCCGGCATCGCCATCCGCACCACCTTCATCGTCGGCTTCCCCGGCGAGACCGAGGCCGACTTCAACGAGCTGCTTCAGTTCATCGAAGACACCAAGTTCGAGCGCGCCGGCGTCTTCAACTACTCCCGCGAAGAAGACACCCGTGCCGCCAAGATGGAAGATCAGATCCATCACATGACCCGCAAAGCCCGCTGGAACGAGGCCATGCGCGCCATTCAGCGCAGCATCGAAGGCTTCAACGTCAGCCAGGTCGGCAAAAAAATGCGCGTCCTCGTCGAGGAACCCGGCGTCGCCCGCAGCGAGATCGACGCCCCCGACATCGACACCAGCGTCTTCGTGAACAAGAAGCTCCCCGTCGGCCAGTTCGCCGAAGTCACCGTCAAAGAATGGCGCGGCTACGATCTCGTCGCGGCGTGAGGCTACATTGTGGGCACCTCGAATGACGCGAAGGCTGAGCGGACAACGACATGGGTCGATGATTGACAGAGGGAGGCTGCGCAGGTTAGCCTCACGGCCATGCCCAGGCACAACGTGAGGTCTCTTATCTTCGGTCTTTGCATGGCGGCT
The Prosthecobacter sp. genome window above contains:
- the rimO gene encoding 30S ribosomal protein S12 methylthiotransferase RimO, which produces MIKVGLVSLGCAKNLIDSEIMIGHLQQAGMVMTPEPDLADVLIVNTCSFIDMAKKESVGAVHDAVDQRAGSKKRARQKIIVAGCLSQRFSQELPGLMPEVDAFIGLDQITQVAPIIQRLVGIQEHTQENLVTRQPQYIPDYDTPRFRLTPNHMAYIKIAEGCNHPCSFCIIPRIRGRHRSRTQESIVKEAKQLVAAGVKEINLISQDTTYFGMDKWTEERPKPRSGVDSSKGESLSTLIRELNKIKGDFWIRLLYTHPAHWSDDLIKAIAESPKVARYIDMPLQHISDNMLSLMKRETDGAYIRDLIKRIRAGIPGIAIRTTFIVGFPGETEADFNELLQFIEDTKFERAGVFNYSREEDTRAAKMEDQIHHMTRKARWNEAMRAIQRSIEGFNVSQVGKKMRVLVEEPGVARSEIDAPDIDTSVFVNKKLPVGQFAEVTVKEWRGYDLVAA